In Amaranthus tricolor cultivar Red isolate AtriRed21 chromosome 3, ASM2621246v1, whole genome shotgun sequence, a single window of DNA contains:
- the LOC130808907 gene encoding uncharacterized protein LOC130808907 codes for MKLNKSKKKGKVHPSPSSSSSSTTSNNENPISSLNHLLPTAIFTLISVLSLQDREVLAYMITHSLKSSTLNYPSSFDQKINPKKKPNRKTSTNSHKSPSFDCGCFDCYTSFWCRWDSSPHRELIHQAIEAFEEHLSSSEKTKKKSSSCSRTREKNGNCSSTQAMVGKESSGPLTPEVVFLADNDVEEREITPSPVNLAMVDVEVRETEPDQFPVAGEEQVESGTQEKELQQQQQQHKGLARKVLPDFIGIFQSRLWNRLWGPNV; via the coding sequence ATGAAGCTCAACAAAAgcaaaaagaaaggaaaagttcacccttctccttcttcatcttcatcttctacaACAAGCAACAATGAAAACCCTATTTCCTCCTTGAATCATCTTCTTCCAACTGCAATCTTTACTCTAATCTCTGTTCTTTCTCTTCAAGACCGTGAAGTTCTTGCTTATATGATTACCCACTCTCTTAAATCCTCTACTCTTAATTACCCTTCTTCGTTTGACCAGAAAATCAACCCCAAGAAAAAACCCAATAGAAAAACTTCAACAAATTCTCACAAATCTCCTAGTTTTGATTGTGGTTGTTTTGACTGTTACACAAGTTTTTGGTGTCGTTGGGATTCTTCCCCTCATCGTGAACTTATCCATCAAGCCATTGAAGCCTTTGAAGAACATCTTTCTTCTAGtgaaaaaactaaaaagaaGAGTTCTAGTTGTAGCAGAACGAGAGAAAAAAACGGTAATTGTTCCAGTACACAAGCAATGGTGGGTAAAGAGTCAAGTGGGCCCCTTACACCAGAGGTGGTTTTTTTAGCTGATAATGACgtggaggagagagaaattacGCCGTCGCCGGTGAATCTAGCTATGGTTGATGTGGAGGTGAGAGAAACTGAACCGGACCAATTTCCGGTCGCCGGCGAAGAACAGGTAGAAAGTGGGACCCAAGAGAAGGAATTgcagcagcaacaacaacaGCATAAAGGGTTGGCGAGGAAGGTACTCCCGGACTTCATTGGAATCTTTCAATCTCGTTTATGGAATCGTCTTTGGGGTCCGAATGTGTAG